One stretch of Amycolatopsis sp. NBC_00345 DNA includes these proteins:
- a CDS encoding trans-aconitate 2-methyltransferase, protein MWDPAKYLDYSDLRARPFGDLIGRIPDTAARRVVDLGCGPGNLTVDLAKRWPGAVIEASDSSPEMVDAARSRGVDAHVLDVRDWEPRPDTGVVVSNAVLQWVPGHQDLLRRWVGQLPAGAFLAVQVPGNFGAPSHRITRELAGSPAWSSRLGTLVLREDDAVATPHAYADLLADEGCAVDAWETTYMQRLSGERAVLEWITGTALRPIRAALGDADWAAFREQLAPLLDAAYPPRPDGTTWFEFRRIFFVAQTPPRA, encoded by the coding sequence ATGTGGGATCCGGCCAAGTACCTCGACTACTCCGACCTGCGCGCGCGGCCGTTCGGCGACCTGATCGGGCGCATCCCGGACACGGCCGCCCGCCGGGTGGTGGACCTGGGCTGCGGGCCCGGCAATCTCACCGTCGACCTGGCGAAACGCTGGCCTGGCGCGGTAATCGAAGCGTCCGACAGCTCCCCGGAGATGGTGGACGCCGCCCGCTCTCGCGGCGTCGACGCCCACGTCCTCGACGTGCGTGACTGGGAGCCGCGGCCGGACACCGGCGTGGTCGTCTCCAACGCGGTGCTGCAGTGGGTGCCGGGGCACCAGGACCTGCTGCGCCGGTGGGTCGGGCAGCTGCCGGCGGGGGCGTTCCTGGCCGTGCAGGTGCCGGGCAACTTCGGGGCGCCCTCGCACCGCATCACGCGTGAGCTGGCGGGCTCGCCGGCGTGGTCCTCGCGGCTGGGCACGCTGGTCCTGCGCGAGGACGATGCCGTCGCCACCCCGCACGCCTACGCCGACCTGCTGGCCGACGAGGGCTGCGCGGTGGACGCCTGGGAAACCACGTACATGCAGCGGCTGTCCGGCGAGCGCGCCGTGCTGGAGTGGATCACGGGCACCGCGCTGCGCCCCATCCGCGCCGCACTGGGCGACGCGGACTGGGCCGCGTTCCGCGAGCAGCTCGCCCCCCTGCTCGACGCCGCCTACCCGCCCCGCCCGGACGGCACCACGTGGTTCGAGTTCCGGCGCATCTTCTTCGTCGCGCAGACGCCTCCGCGCGCCTGA
- the dnaG gene encoding DNA primase, which translates to MDAVAGRIRESDIAEVRERNRIDEVIGEYVALRRAGGGSLKGLCPFHNEKTPSFNVRPSHGTFHCFGCGEGGDVIKFIQKIDLVSFVEAVERLADRVGLRLTYEGGGPGVQRDRGTRARLIEAHRAASEFYIEQLVTDEARAARDFLSERGFDAAAAKQFGCGYAPGGWDKLTKYLLNHGFEVKELLASGLSKEGQRGPMDRFHRRLVWPIRDVGNDVVGFGARRLFDDDRIEAKYLNTSETPIYKKSQVMFGLDQAKREIAKRHQVVVVEGYTDVMAMHASGVPTAVASSGTAFGEDHMKVLRRLMMDDDAFRGEVIFTFDGDAAGQKAALRAFEGDQTFAGQTYIAVAPDGMDPCELRIAKGDAAVKDLVARRTPLFEFAIKSMLKQFDLDSVDGQVSALQKTVPMVASIKDRASRDGYASKLAWWVGWQDVAQVVNRVRGSAGATAKRGGPPLRQAASRQAPEPEAKEQDLPRPAPGDPRFIGQREALKAALQQPAIAGPEYDSLPEEAFTHPVYVAVHLAVLKAGGAASGLTGPALLDAAAQHCPEGTVRRVLSELSVEPLRALGEVDSRYISGVLAGVQESLVGRQIGEIKSKLQRLSPVEAPDDYRALFGDLVALEQYRKALRQQAASGWD; encoded by the coding sequence GTGGATGCCGTGGCAGGACGGATTCGGGAGAGCGACATCGCGGAGGTGCGTGAGCGCAACCGGATCGACGAGGTCATCGGGGAGTACGTCGCGCTGCGGCGGGCCGGTGGAGGCAGCCTGAAGGGCCTCTGCCCGTTCCACAACGAGAAGACCCCGTCGTTCAATGTGCGCCCCTCACACGGCACCTTCCACTGCTTCGGCTGTGGCGAGGGCGGCGACGTCATCAAGTTCATCCAGAAGATCGACCTCGTCTCGTTCGTCGAGGCGGTCGAGCGGCTGGCCGACCGGGTCGGCCTCCGGCTGACCTACGAGGGCGGCGGCCCGGGCGTCCAGCGCGACCGCGGCACCCGCGCACGGCTGATCGAGGCGCACCGGGCGGCGAGCGAGTTCTACATCGAGCAGCTGGTCACCGACGAGGCCCGCGCGGCCCGCGACTTCCTGTCCGAGCGCGGTTTCGACGCGGCGGCCGCGAAGCAGTTCGGCTGCGGCTACGCGCCCGGCGGCTGGGACAAGCTGACGAAATACCTGCTCAACCACGGGTTCGAGGTCAAGGAGCTGCTCGCGTCGGGACTGTCCAAGGAGGGCCAGCGCGGCCCGATGGACCGCTTCCACCGGCGGCTGGTCTGGCCGATCCGCGACGTCGGCAACGACGTGGTGGGCTTCGGCGCGCGCCGGCTGTTCGACGACGACCGGATCGAGGCCAAGTACCTCAACACCTCCGAGACGCCGATCTACAAGAAGTCGCAGGTGATGTTCGGCCTCGACCAGGCCAAGCGCGAGATCGCGAAACGGCACCAGGTGGTCGTGGTCGAGGGCTACACCGACGTGATGGCGATGCACGCTTCCGGCGTGCCCACGGCCGTCGCGTCCTCGGGCACCGCCTTCGGCGAGGACCACATGAAGGTGCTGCGCCGGCTGATGATGGACGACGACGCGTTCCGCGGCGAGGTCATCTTCACCTTCGACGGCGACGCGGCGGGCCAGAAGGCCGCGCTGAGGGCGTTCGAGGGCGACCAGACCTTCGCCGGGCAGACCTACATCGCGGTCGCGCCGGACGGCATGGACCCGTGCGAGCTGCGCATCGCCAAGGGTGACGCGGCGGTCAAGGACCTGGTCGCGCGCCGGACGCCGCTGTTCGAGTTCGCGATCAAGAGCATGCTCAAGCAGTTCGACCTCGACTCGGTCGACGGGCAGGTCTCCGCGCTGCAGAAGACGGTGCCGATGGTGGCGTCGATCAAGGACCGCGCCAGCCGTGACGGCTACGCCTCCAAGCTCGCCTGGTGGGTGGGCTGGCAGGACGTGGCCCAGGTGGTGAACCGGGTGCGCGGCAGCGCGGGCGCCACGGCGAAGCGCGGGGGACCCCCGTTGCGCCAGGCCGCCTCGCGCCAGGCGCCCGAACCGGAGGCCAAGGAGCAGGACCTGCCGCGCCCCGCGCCGGGCGACCCGCGGTTCATCGGCCAGCGCGAGGCGCTCAAGGCCGCGCTGCAGCAGCCCGCGATCGCCGGCCCGGAGTACGACTCGCTGCCCGAGGAGGCGTTCACGCACCCGGTGTACGTCGCGGTCCACCTGGCGGTGCTCAAGGCGGGCGGCGCGGCGTCCGGGCTCACCGGCCCGGCGCTGCTGGACGCCGCGGCGCAGCACTGTCCGGAAGGGACGGTCCGGCGGGTGCTCAGCGAGCTGTCCGTGGAACCGTTGCGCGCCTTGGGCGAAGTGGACTCCCGGTACATCTCGGGGGTGCTCGCGGGGGTGCAGGAGAGCCTCGTCGGCCGTCAGATCGGTGAGATCAAATCGAAGCTGCAGCGGCTTTCGCCGGTCGAGGCGCCGGACGACTACCGCGCGCTGTTCGGCGACCTGGTGGCGCTGGAGCAGTACCGGAAGGCGCTGCGGCAGCAGGCGGCCAGCGGATGGGACTGA
- a CDS encoding sigma-70 family RNA polymerase sigma factor, with product MRTPPALTGFADEFATHRGHLLGVAYRLTGTRADAEDAVQESWLRLAGLDDAGRAAIRDLRGWLTTVVGRICLDRLRSAAVQRERYVGQWLPEPIVTPFGMPVSEDPLDAAVRDDGIRMAAMVVLDKLTPEQRVAFVLHDAFSVPFGEIGGILGCSADAARQHGSRARRALADADPPQRVELAAQQQLLEKFVAALLAGDIRAMTELLHPDVVLVGDSNGKGRTTRQIIVGPDKLARFLLGLMKKYEPGLLGRGAPVLVNGDLGLWLPPLPGRDGFLGVDEHVQAMSVRDGRIIAVYDIVNPDKLTRITRPELP from the coding sequence ATGCGCACACCTCCGGCTCTGACCGGTTTCGCCGACGAGTTCGCGACGCACCGGGGGCACCTGCTGGGCGTGGCCTACCGGCTCACCGGCACGCGGGCGGACGCCGAGGACGCCGTGCAGGAGTCGTGGCTGCGGCTGGCCGGGCTGGACGACGCGGGCCGCGCGGCCATCCGCGACCTGCGCGGCTGGCTGACCACGGTGGTCGGCCGGATCTGCCTGGACCGGCTGCGCTCGGCGGCGGTGCAGCGCGAGCGGTACGTGGGCCAGTGGCTGCCGGAGCCGATCGTGACGCCGTTCGGCATGCCGGTGAGCGAGGACCCGCTCGACGCCGCCGTGCGCGACGACGGCATCCGGATGGCCGCGATGGTGGTGCTCGACAAGCTGACGCCGGAGCAGCGCGTCGCGTTTGTGCTGCACGACGCGTTTTCGGTCCCGTTCGGCGAGATCGGCGGGATCCTCGGCTGCTCGGCCGACGCCGCGCGCCAGCACGGCTCGCGCGCGCGGCGGGCGCTCGCCGACGCGGACCCGCCCCAGCGCGTCGAGCTGGCGGCACAGCAGCAGCTGCTGGAGAAGTTCGTCGCCGCGCTGCTGGCCGGCGACATCCGCGCGATGACCGAGCTGCTGCACCCCGACGTCGTGCTGGTCGGCGACTCGAACGGCAAGGGCCGCACCACCCGCCAGATCATCGTCGGCCCGGACAAGCTGGCGCGCTTCCTGCTGGGCCTGATGAAGAAGTACGAGCCGGGCCTGCTCGGCCGAGGCGCCCCGGTGCTCGTCAACGGCGACCTCGGCCTGTGGCTCCCGCCGCTGCCGGGGCGCGACGGCTTCCTCGGCGTCGACGAGCACGTCCAGGCCATGAGCGTCCGCGACGGCCGCATCATCGCCGTCTACGACATCGTGAACCCCGACAAGCTCACCCGCATCACGCGCCCCGAGCTGCCCTGA
- a CDS encoding carboxymuconolactone decarboxylase family protein: MSRIPAKRTTEAGPFLKLVYRVAGRRFGAVPAPMAVVAHHPGLLRASMLHELLAEKASKRLPANVRELAVYRVATSIGCSWCVDFGTMLQLHDGLDIDRLKHIDDYADSPAFSRAERLALAYADAMTGAQVTVTDEQVAELEAEFGRDGVVELTYQIGLENSRARVNSALGIVDQGFTSGDACRVPLP; this comes from the coding sequence ATGTCCCGTATCCCGGCGAAGCGCACCACCGAGGCCGGACCGTTCCTGAAGCTCGTCTACCGCGTCGCGGGCCGCCGGTTCGGCGCCGTGCCCGCGCCGATGGCCGTCGTGGCACACCATCCGGGACTGCTGCGCGCGAGCATGCTGCACGAGCTGCTCGCGGAGAAGGCGTCGAAGCGGCTGCCCGCGAACGTCCGCGAGCTGGCCGTGTACCGGGTCGCCACGAGCATCGGCTGCTCGTGGTGCGTCGACTTCGGCACCATGCTGCAGCTCCACGACGGCCTCGACATCGACCGCCTGAAGCACATCGACGACTACGCGGACTCGCCCGCGTTCTCCCGCGCCGAGCGCCTGGCCCTGGCCTACGCCGACGCGATGACGGGCGCGCAGGTCACCGTCACCGACGAGCAGGTGGCCGAGCTGGAAGCCGAGTTCGGCCGGGACGGCGTGGTCGAGCTGACCTACCAGATCGGCCTGGAGAACTCCCGCGCCCGGGTGAACAGCGCCCTCGGCATCGTCGACCAGGGCTTCACCTCGGGCGACGCCTGCCGCGTGCCGCTGCCGTGA
- a CDS encoding glycosyl transferase: protein MIPVVTGPSTAVDEPRMRRSWADAGIIGAYLAFSVVLFGGLWADLGHGYLWNSASDQNMWEWFFSVTAKSVLHLQNPLTTDLQNYPLGVNMMANTAMLGVSIPLTPITLTFGPTATWAIALTGSLAGTAAAWYWVFSRHLVRHRVSAAIGGAVAGFAPPIISHANAHPNFVAWFVLPFLALKLIRIAQGTKPVRNGIWLGVLTAYQVFLGEEPLLIFALSFVIFAVAYCASRPRELKAMVRPMLLGGGIAVVLAFVLLAFPLWWQFFGPQSYTALEHGQVGNDTAAFTRFATQSIAGQPAEAADVSINRTEENAFFGWPLIVLMVVVTIWLWREVVARSVAISMFLMAWLSLGVDLVVVHVDTGVPGPWKLLANLPLFESLLESRLAMACVPAIGALLAIATDRVFTAAAALPEPGEGQRRLPVRLMWLGAVIAVLLPIAPTQLLVKDRPPTPAFFADGTWRTYVAPGGTVVPVPLPSSGESEPLHWQVDAGLGYAMPEGYFVGPSGPDDKRGRYGAVQRPTSALLDQIRDSGTAAPVDDNARDQAIDDLRYWHASVLVLIPREHSDAYRATVDLLLRKPAQFIDGVWVWDVRPITAAR from the coding sequence ATGATCCCCGTCGTGACCGGGCCGTCCACGGCCGTGGACGAGCCGCGGATGCGCCGGTCGTGGGCCGACGCGGGCATCATCGGCGCGTACCTGGCGTTCTCCGTCGTGCTGTTCGGCGGGCTGTGGGCCGACCTCGGCCACGGCTACCTGTGGAACAGCGCGTCGGACCAGAACATGTGGGAGTGGTTCTTCTCCGTCACGGCGAAGTCCGTGCTGCACCTGCAGAACCCGCTCACCACGGACCTGCAGAACTACCCGCTCGGCGTGAACATGATGGCCAACACGGCCATGCTCGGCGTCTCGATCCCGCTCACGCCGATCACGCTGACGTTCGGCCCCACCGCCACCTGGGCGATCGCGCTCACCGGCAGCCTCGCCGGCACGGCCGCCGCCTGGTACTGGGTGTTCTCGCGCCATCTGGTGCGCCACCGCGTTTCCGCGGCGATCGGTGGCGCCGTCGCCGGGTTCGCGCCGCCGATCATCTCGCACGCCAACGCGCACCCGAACTTCGTCGCCTGGTTCGTGCTGCCGTTCCTGGCGCTCAAGCTGATCCGGATCGCGCAGGGCACCAAGCCCGTGCGCAACGGGATCTGGCTCGGCGTGCTCACCGCGTACCAGGTCTTCCTGGGCGAGGAGCCGCTGCTGATCTTCGCGCTGAGCTTCGTGATCTTCGCCGTCGCCTACTGCGCTTCCCGCCCGCGCGAGCTGAAGGCGATGGTCCGCCCGATGCTGCTCGGCGGCGGGATCGCCGTCGTGCTGGCGTTCGTGCTCCTCGCTTTCCCGCTGTGGTGGCAGTTCTTCGGCCCGCAGAGCTACACGGCGCTGGAGCACGGCCAGGTCGGCAACGACACCGCGGCGTTCACGCGGTTCGCCACGCAGTCGATCGCCGGCCAGCCCGCCGAGGCCGCCGACGTGTCGATAAACCGCACCGAGGAGAACGCGTTCTTCGGCTGGCCGCTGATCGTGCTGATGGTCGTGGTGACGATCTGGCTGTGGCGGGAGGTCGTCGCGCGCTCGGTGGCGATCTCGATGTTCCTGATGGCCTGGCTCTCGCTCGGCGTGGACCTCGTGGTGGTGCACGTGGACACCGGCGTGCCCGGCCCGTGGAAGCTGCTGGCGAACCTGCCGCTGTTCGAGTCGCTGCTGGAGTCGCGGCTCGCGATGGCGTGTGTGCCGGCGATCGGCGCGCTGCTCGCGATCGCCACCGACCGGGTGTTCACGGCGGCGGCCGCGCTGCCCGAGCCGGGGGAAGGACAGCGGCGGCTGCCGGTGCGGCTGATGTGGCTCGGCGCCGTGATCGCGGTGCTGCTGCCGATCGCGCCGACGCAGCTGCTCGTCAAGGACCGGCCGCCCACCCCGGCGTTTTTCGCCGACGGCACCTGGCGGACGTACGTGGCGCCGGGCGGCACCGTGGTGCCCGTGCCGCTGCCCAGCTCGGGGGAGTCGGAGCCGCTGCACTGGCAGGTCGACGCCGGTCTCGGCTACGCGATGCCGGAGGGCTACTTCGTCGGCCCGAGCGGCCCGGACGACAAGCGCGGCCGGTACGGCGCCGTCCAGCGGCCCACTTCGGCGCTGCTGGACCAGATCCGCGACTCGGGCACCGCCGCGCCGGTCGACGACAACGCCCGCGACCAGGCCATCGACGACCTGCGGTACTGGCACGCCAGCGTGCTGGTCCTGATCCCGCGTGAGCACTCCGACGCCTACCGCGCCACCGTGGACCTGTTGCTGCGCAAGCCCGCGCAGTTCATCGACGGCGTGTGGGTGTGGGACGTGCGGCCGATCACCGCCGCCCGCTGA
- a CDS encoding serpin family protein: protein MAVDSHLRFTLALHRAAAADGVDACFSPYSAASALGLVSRAARGRTADELRALLAEPEPEPAVGKDSGDIEPHARLLREAAELDDDAAILAVANTLWASDRITVEDGFQAELATWPGSKAETAPFETDPEAARELINTDVRRTTRGLIPELLPAGSLDIDTRASIVNALYLKTAWRLPFPEGATAPAAFHGPGGPREVRTMHLQESVGYQHADGWQVVTLNAAGGVQAVVLLPDGDLEPAEAALDEHRLAALIDGTRRRKARLSLPKISLDVRTDLDGALKSLGVRELFQPSADLTGLTATKPFWVDSVLHQAVLRLDEQGLEGAAATAVQMRTLSLDTSDPVEVTVDRPFLLLVRHAGTGAVYFFARVVRP from the coding sequence ACTCCACCGGGCCGCTGCGGCAGACGGGGTCGACGCGTGTTTTTCGCCGTACTCCGCGGCCAGCGCGTTGGGCCTGGTCAGCCGGGCCGCGCGCGGCCGCACCGCGGACGAGCTGCGCGCCCTGCTCGCCGAACCCGAACCCGAACCCGCCGTCGGCAAGGACAGCGGTGACATCGAACCGCACGCCCGCCTCCTGCGTGAAGCCGCGGAGCTGGACGACGACGCCGCGATCCTGGCCGTCGCGAACACGCTCTGGGCCTCCGACCGCATCACCGTCGAGGACGGCTTCCAGGCCGAACTCGCCACCTGGCCCGGTAGCAAGGCCGAGACCGCGCCGTTCGAGACCGACCCCGAGGCTGCCCGCGAGCTGATCAACACCGACGTCCGCCGCACCACCCGCGGCCTGATCCCGGAGCTGCTGCCCGCCGGTTCCCTCGACATCGACACCCGGGCCAGCATCGTCAACGCGCTCTACCTCAAGACCGCCTGGCGCCTCCCGTTCCCGGAAGGCGCCACCGCGCCCGCCGCGTTCCACGGCCCCGGCGGCCCGCGCGAGGTGCGGACCATGCACCTCCAGGAGTCCGTCGGCTACCAGCACGCCGACGGCTGGCAGGTCGTCACGCTGAACGCGGCCGGCGGCGTCCAGGCCGTCGTCCTCCTCCCGGACGGCGACCTCGAACCCGCCGAGGCCGCGCTGGACGAGCACCGTCTCGCTGCCCTGATCGACGGCACGCGGCGCCGGAAGGCCCGCCTCTCGCTGCCGAAGATCTCGCTCGACGTCCGCACCGACCTCGACGGCGCGCTCAAGTCCCTCGGCGTCCGCGAGCTGTTCCAGCCGAGCGCCGACCTGACCGGGCTGACCGCGACCAAGCCGTTCTGGGTGGACAGCGTGCTGCACCAGGCCGTGCTCCGGCTCGACGAGCAGGGCCTGGAGGGCGCCGCCGCCACTGCGGTCCAGATGCGCACCCTGTCCCTCGACACCTCCGACCCGGTCGAGGTGACCGTCGACCGGCCGTTCCTGCTGCTCGTCCGGCACGCCGGCACCGGCGCGGTGTACTTCTTCGCGCGGGTGGTGCGCCCGTAG